A single region of the Oenococcus kitaharae DSM 17330 genome encodes:
- a CDS encoding substrate-binding domain-containing protein encodes MITGEPEEWTDALYVDNDNRLAGYQAGEILLDDLHARYPLAVTSHDHWKFEINRLAGFKAKMAKSGKKFCYLETSYDPQVSKQQLVDILERNPAIDSIFATDDRLAFIAKQQYDAKFSLPVPVVSFNNSEYAAIAGDHFYFFDVLPEELGIQAVGLPFNHNGKGTNVAAGHVVIQAKKPKV; translated from the coding sequence GTGATCACTGGCGAGCCGGAAGAATGGACCGATGCCCTCTATGTGGACAATGATAATCGTTTAGCTGGCTACCAAGCTGGCGAAATATTGCTTGATGATTTGCATGCTCGCTATCCTTTGGCAGTGACTAGCCATGATCATTGGAAATTCGAGATCAACCGATTGGCTGGCTTTAAAGCAAAGATGGCCAAGTCAGGTAAAAAATTCTGTTATTTGGAAACCAGTTATGACCCACAAGTATCAAAACAACAGCTCGTAGATATTTTGGAACGTAATCCGGCAATTGACAGTATTTTTGCAACTGATGACCGCTTAGCTTTCATTGCTAAACAGCAATATGATGCCAAGTTCTCATTACCAGTGCCAGTCGTCAGTTTTAATAACTCTGAGTATGCAGCGATTGCCGGGGACCATTTTTATTTTTTTGATGTGCTGCCTGAAGAATTAGGTATTCAGGCTGTCGGCCTGCCTTTTAATCATAATGGCAAAGGCACGAATGTGGCGGCTGGGCATGTTGTGATTCAAGCAAAGAAACCAAAAGTTTAA
- a CDS encoding glycoside hydrolase family 65 protein, with translation MKRIFEIDPWKITSHILDKTDKRLQESITSLGNEYMGMRGMFEENYSADHLQGIYIGGVWFPDKTRVGWWKNGYPLYFGKAINALNFIKLRIFVDDREVDLAKIPFENFEISLDMKQGILTRSFCALGIKFDVERFVSVSIKELAALRWHFTAIDHQDHKVVIRSYIDADVSNEDSNYDEKFWQPLKTASQNNYSFVSAQTVPNNFGVPQFTVLAAQLVSGDFAATGHHADAKQVENDSEAIVSGQTKTFEKRIVVTTSRDYENEDAMLQANQAIFATQLAGQSFEELLAAHAKVWKDRWEKADVEISGDDEAQQAIRFNIFQLFSTYYGNDSRLNVGPKGFTGEKYGGATYWDTEAFIVPMYLAIADPKVVRNLLRYRYDQLAGAYHNAKEQGLKGALFPMVTFDGIESHNEWEITFEEIHRNGTIAFALYNYTRYTSDTSWVENEGSEVLIAIARFWADRVFYSPRKKVYMIHGVTGPNEYENNVNNNWYTNFIARWTLKYALQMLPQISSKYQEKNHVSSQEKEHWQDIVDHFYLPEADVGDKHIFVQNDTYLDKNLIPVAKLPKDVLPLNQHWSWDKILRSPYIKQADVLQGIYYFLDKFSDKEKRDNFNFYEPLTVHESSLSPSIHAIMAADIGLEDKAVEMYQRTSRLDLDNYNNDTVDGLHITSMSGSWLAIVQGFAGMRVSDQGRLSFKPFLPKLWHSYSFRINFRGRLLKISVDAHGTQIDRMLGEPIALSVNGQEREV, from the coding sequence ATGAAGAGAATTTTTGAAATAGATCCCTGGAAAATTACCAGCCATATCTTAGACAAGACTGACAAGCGTTTGCAGGAGTCTATCACCAGCTTGGGTAACGAATACATGGGTATGCGGGGGATGTTTGAAGAAAACTACTCAGCTGATCACCTGCAAGGTATTTATATCGGCGGTGTCTGGTTTCCCGACAAAACACGTGTCGGTTGGTGGAAGAATGGCTATCCGCTTTACTTTGGCAAAGCAATTAATGCCTTGAATTTCATAAAACTGCGTATTTTTGTTGATGATCGTGAAGTAGATTTAGCTAAAATACCTTTTGAAAATTTTGAAATTTCACTGGATATGAAACAAGGCATATTGACTCGCTCGTTTTGTGCATTAGGTATTAAATTTGACGTTGAGCGTTTTGTCTCGGTTTCTATAAAAGAATTAGCCGCCCTGCGCTGGCACTTTACCGCGATTGATCATCAGGACCATAAAGTCGTGATCAGATCTTATATAGATGCCGATGTGTCCAATGAAGATTCAAATTACGATGAAAAATTTTGGCAGCCTTTAAAAACTGCATCACAAAATAATTACTCCTTTGTTTCCGCTCAAACAGTCCCTAATAATTTTGGCGTGCCTCAATTTACAGTGCTGGCTGCCCAGTTGGTCTCTGGGGACTTTGCGGCCACTGGTCATCATGCTGATGCTAAGCAAGTTGAAAATGATTCTGAAGCGATTGTATCAGGCCAAACCAAAACATTTGAAAAACGGATTGTCGTGACAACCTCGCGGGATTATGAGAATGAAGATGCCATGCTGCAGGCTAATCAGGCCATCTTTGCTACACAACTTGCCGGACAATCTTTTGAAGAGCTGCTAGCAGCACATGCCAAGGTGTGGAAAGATCGCTGGGAAAAGGCTGATGTGGAAATATCAGGGGATGATGAGGCGCAGCAGGCCATTCGTTTTAACATCTTCCAATTATTTTCGACTTACTACGGTAATGATTCACGCCTGAATGTCGGGCCCAAAGGTTTTACCGGTGAAAAATATGGCGGAGCGACTTATTGGGACACGGAAGCCTTTATAGTGCCAATGTATCTTGCGATTGCTGACCCGAAAGTTGTGAGAAATTTGCTGCGTTATCGTTATGACCAATTAGCCGGTGCCTATCATAATGCTAAAGAACAGGGGCTGAAAGGCGCCTTGTTCCCGATGGTTACTTTTGACGGGATTGAATCTCACAACGAATGGGAAATTACTTTTGAAGAAATACATAGGAACGGCACGATTGCCTTTGCTTTGTACAACTACACACGCTATACCAGTGATACGTCATGGGTGGAGAACGAGGGGTCCGAGGTGCTCATAGCGATTGCGCGTTTTTGGGCAGACCGTGTTTTTTATTCTCCGAGAAAGAAAGTTTATATGATTCATGGCGTTACCGGTCCCAATGAATACGAAAACAATGTTAACAACAATTGGTACACCAACTTCATTGCTAGGTGGACTTTAAAATATGCGCTACAGATGCTGCCTCAAATTTCCAGCAAATATCAAGAAAAAAATCACGTTAGTTCTCAGGAAAAAGAACACTGGCAAGATATTGTCGATCATTTTTATCTCCCTGAGGCTGATGTTGGGGATAAACATATTTTTGTTCAAAACGATACCTATTTAGACAAGAATTTAATACCTGTTGCTAAGCTGCCAAAGGATGTGCTGCCGCTTAATCAGCACTGGAGCTGGGACAAAATATTGCGCTCTCCGTATATTAAACAAGCCGATGTCTTACAAGGCATTTACTATTTTCTTGATAAGTTTTCAGATAAAGAAAAGCGTGACAATTTTAATTTTTATGAACCCTTAACTGTTCACGAATCTTCCTTGAGCCCATCCATTCATGCCATCATGGCGGCAGATATCGGCCTTGAAGACAAGGCTGTCGAGATGTATCAACGGACTTCTAGATTGGACTTGGATAATTACAATAACGACACCGTTGACGGCCTGCACATTACCTCCATGTCAGGTTCTTGGCTTGCCATCGTGCAAGGTTTTGCTGGTATGCGTGTGAGCGACCAAGGCCGATTATCATTCAAACCATTTTTGCCTAAATTATGGCATTCATATAGTTTTAGGATCAACTTTAGAGGTCGACTGTTAAAAATTTCGGTCGATGCACATGGCACCCAAATTGACAGAATGCTCGGCGAGCCCATTGCTTTGAGTGTCAATGGGCAAGAACGGGAAGTTTAA
- a CDS encoding DUF4044 domain-containing protein, protein MKRSRQQEIRKQIRKEQRKPSPEEVIEARSRIARQRIDDENAKNGKKSRFDYLTITMAVLMAAITLIGVVIVLLDIM, encoded by the coding sequence ATGAAAAGATCCCGACAGCAAGAAATTAGAAAACAAATCCGTAAAGAGCAGCGCAAGCCCAGTCCAGAGGAAGTCATCGAGGCCCGTTCACGAATTGCGCGTCAGCGGATTGATGACGAAAACGCGAAAAATGGTAAAAAGAGCCGTTTTGATTATCTGACGATTACGATGGCCGTCCTAATGGCTGCGATCACTTTGATCGGTGTTGTGATCGTCCTTTTGGATATAATGTAA
- a CDS encoding aspartate carbamoyltransferase catalytic subunit — protein MANLFVNINDLSNQDLLSMIHQALLFKHGDLIPAAEKQVVANIFFENSTRTASSFQMAEIKLGFPRIVIDPSRSSAAKGESLSDTLKTLKAIGVGIVVIRHSLRGWYEPFYESAGKTLPKLVNAGDGNGQHPSQSLLDLMTISEYFGRFAGLKIRIIGDIYHSRVARSNAEILKRLGAEVTFSGPRDWCDVSLTQYGQYVDLDDGLGQQDVVMLLRVQHERLSADENSTFTPAAYHVQFGLTQARYDCLKNDAIIMHPAPVNRGVEIDSDLVEAPKSRIFQQMANGVFARMAILNYLNSPLTTRELV, from the coding sequence ATGGCTAATCTTTTTGTAAACATCAATGATTTATCCAATCAGGATCTCTTATCGATGATCCATCAGGCTTTATTATTCAAGCACGGCGACTTAATTCCCGCCGCCGAAAAACAAGTCGTGGCTAATATTTTTTTTGAAAACTCGACCCGCACCGCCAGCAGTTTTCAAATGGCAGAAATCAAATTAGGTTTTCCACGAATTGTGATTGACCCTAGCCGTTCTTCGGCAGCAAAAGGCGAAAGCCTTTCAGATACTTTAAAGACTTTAAAAGCGATTGGCGTCGGCATTGTCGTGATCAGGCATAGTCTGCGCGGCTGGTATGAACCTTTTTACGAATCGGCTGGTAAAACACTGCCTAAGCTTGTGAATGCTGGTGATGGCAACGGTCAGCACCCATCGCAGAGTCTGCTTGATTTAATGACGATCAGCGAATATTTCGGACGTTTCGCCGGCTTGAAGATTCGAATTATCGGTGATATTTATCACTCTCGTGTCGCTCGCTCCAATGCCGAAATTTTAAAGCGGCTCGGTGCTGAGGTCACCTTTTCCGGCCCGCGTGATTGGTGTGATGTGTCATTAACACAATACGGACAGTACGTCGATTTGGACGATGGGCTTGGACAACAGGATGTTGTGATGCTGTTGCGTGTCCAGCACGAGCGTCTGTCCGCTGATGAGAATTCGACTTTTACGCCGGCAGCTTATCATGTGCAGTTCGGCCTCACACAGGCACGTTATGACTGTTTGAAAAACGATGCGATTATTATGCATCCGGCACCAGTCAATCGCGGCGTGGAAATCGATAGCGATTTGGTCGAGGCACCCAAGTCACGCATTTTCCAGCAGATGGCAAACGGTGTTTTCGCCCGCATGGCCATCCTCAATTACTTGAATAGCCCATTAACGACAAGGGAGCTCGTCTAA
- a CDS encoding dihydroorotase — translation MPTILIKNARVLAGENRLIKQDVLIKNTYIKQVADTITVSADQVIDAENALLLPGLIDVHVHFREPGFAEKETVVSGSKAAARGGFTTVLAMPNVNPVVDNPDVLRQMLALNQRDGIVKIHQYAAISAGLDSDHVDDLDALAQAGAVAFTNDGKGVQTADTMYEAMKAAARLGKVLVAHVEDDSLIHGGVMNAGPAADALGLPGANKLSESSQLARDLVIAQATGVRYHVAHVSTAESVALIRIAKKEGVHVTAEVSPHHLLLDDGMITKDDAMMKMNPPLRSPHDRAALIAGLLDGTIDMVATDHAPHTAAEKAQGMLKAPNGVTGIETSFQLLYTHFVKSGVMSLRRLLQVMNQAPAAAFSLSDAAVKVAAGQKADLALFDIDHPHVISKDEFASKASNSPFIGWEIYGQTQATWVNGRQVYAAERSQA, via the coding sequence ATGCCGACGATTTTAATTAAAAATGCGCGCGTTCTGGCTGGCGAAAACCGGCTGATCAAACAGGATGTGCTGATCAAAAATACTTATATCAAACAGGTCGCAGATACGATTACCGTTTCCGCTGATCAAGTGATAGACGCTGAAAATGCTTTGTTGCTGCCGGGACTGATTGATGTGCATGTGCATTTTAGGGAGCCTGGTTTTGCAGAAAAAGAGACCGTGGTCAGCGGCTCGAAAGCAGCCGCGAGAGGCGGTTTTACAACGGTTCTAGCCATGCCGAATGTCAATCCGGTTGTTGATAATCCTGATGTTTTGCGCCAAATGCTGGCTTTAAACCAGCGTGACGGGATTGTGAAAATCCATCAGTATGCGGCCATCTCCGCTGGACTGGATTCAGATCATGTTGACGATTTAGACGCTTTGGCCCAAGCCGGCGCCGTTGCCTTTACGAATGATGGCAAGGGAGTGCAGACGGCCGATACAATGTATGAAGCGATGAAAGCTGCGGCTCGGTTGGGTAAAGTGCTTGTGGCGCATGTCGAAGACGATTCTCTGATTCACGGCGGTGTCATGAACGCTGGTCCAGCAGCCGATGCTTTAGGATTGCCGGGCGCTAATAAGTTAAGCGAAAGCTCACAGCTAGCGCGTGATCTTGTGATTGCTCAGGCGACTGGCGTGCGTTATCACGTGGCGCATGTCTCGACAGCTGAGAGTGTCGCATTGATTCGGATTGCAAAAAAAGAAGGCGTTCATGTGACGGCCGAAGTTTCCCCACATCATCTGCTTTTAGACGACGGCATGATCACAAAAGACGATGCCATGATGAAAATGAATCCACCGCTGCGTTCGCCGCATGATAGGGCTGCTTTGATTGCTGGCCTATTAGACGGCACAATCGACATGGTCGCAACAGACCACGCACCACATACGGCTGCCGAAAAAGCACAGGGGATGTTAAAGGCACCGAATGGCGTGACTGGAATTGAGACGAGTTTTCAGCTTTTATACACACATTTTGTCAAAAGCGGTGTCATGTCTCTACGGCGTTTGCTGCAAGTCATGAATCAGGCACCCGCAGCAGCTTTTTCTTTGTCTGATGCGGCTGTGAAAGTGGCAGCGGGGCAAAAAGCAGATCTGGCTTTGTTTGATATTGATCATCCCCATGTCATTTCTAAAGACGAATTTGCCTCAAAAGCTAGTAACAGTCCCTTTATCGGCTGGGAAATTTATGGACAGACACAAGCAACTTGGGTCAATGGGCGGCAAGTGTATGCAGCGGAAAGGAGCCAAGCATGA
- a CDS encoding carbamoyl phosphate synthase small subunit — protein sequence MTKRYLVLENGSIYEGEAFGTTGTSVGELVFNTGMTGYQETITDLSYANQMIVFTYPLIGNYGVNRDDSESLRPAAAAIVVHEIARRPSNWRMQISLTEWAEKMNLPGITGVDTRALTRELRDQGVMKAALVDQVAPDTVAWLRGQALPTDQVQQVTVRSGYQNPNVGVTIALIDFGLKNSILRSLAARQCNVVVFPADVDAKTVLEVDPDGIMLSNGPGDPQSVSYAIPTIQALQKVKPLFGICLGHQLFAMANGAKTFKMKFGHRGFNHAVRSIDSPRLAFTSQNHGYAVDEASLAGTDLIVTYREVNDGTVEGLKSTVYPAFSVQFHPDAAPGPHDADTIFDDFLRLIVADKRRKNAQTV from the coding sequence ATGACAAAACGCTATTTAGTTTTGGAAAACGGATCAATTTATGAGGGCGAAGCCTTTGGTACGACTGGCACTTCAGTCGGCGAATTGGTTTTCAATACGGGCATGACCGGCTATCAGGAAACGATTACGGATTTGTCTTATGCCAATCAGATGATCGTCTTTACTTATCCTTTGATCGGTAATTATGGCGTTAACCGTGATGATTCAGAAAGCCTGCGCCCGGCTGCTGCAGCAATTGTTGTGCATGAAATTGCTCGCCGTCCCAGCAATTGGCGTATGCAGATTTCGCTAACCGAATGGGCTGAAAAGATGAATCTGCCCGGGATTACGGGTGTCGATACGCGGGCTCTTACGAGAGAATTGCGTGATCAAGGCGTGATGAAAGCGGCTTTAGTTGACCAAGTAGCGCCGGACACAGTCGCTTGGCTGCGTGGGCAAGCACTGCCGACAGATCAGGTTCAACAGGTGACTGTTCGCAGCGGTTACCAAAATCCGAATGTTGGGGTCACGATTGCACTGATTGATTTCGGTTTGAAAAATTCCATTCTGCGTTCTCTAGCAGCGCGGCAGTGCAATGTGGTTGTTTTCCCGGCCGATGTTGATGCCAAGACAGTACTAGAAGTGGATCCTGACGGCATCATGCTGTCAAACGGCCCTGGCGATCCGCAATCAGTCAGTTACGCCATTCCAACCATTCAGGCCTTGCAAAAAGTGAAACCACTTTTCGGTATCTGCCTAGGACACCAATTGTTTGCCATGGCTAACGGCGCAAAAACTTTCAAAATGAAATTCGGCCATCGCGGTTTTAACCATGCTGTGCGATCAATCGACAGCCCGAGACTGGCCTTCACTTCACAGAATCATGGTTATGCAGTTGATGAGGCCTCGCTGGCTGGAACTGACTTGATCGTGACTTACCGTGAAGTCAATGATGGGACTGTGGAAGGGCTGAAGTCGACTGTTTATCCGGCTTTCTCAGTCCAATTCCATCCAGACGCTGCGCCTGGCCCGCATGATGCGGATACGATTTTTGATGATTTCTTGCGGCTGATCGTGGCTGACAAAAGGAGGAAAAATGCCCAAACGGTCTGA
- the pyrF gene encoding orotidine-5'-phosphate decarboxylase yields MTGTTDKLFIALDFTDGSQALAFLKPFEDQDIRPAVKVGMALFYATGADFIHELRQAGYPVFLDLKLFDIPNTVAASMASINKMNVQYLTLHALGGEKMLAAAVQEKADGLKLLAVTQLTSFSEIQMQQTQMTAASVEQSVQHLARIAERVGMSGTISSPLEADLIRQATKPGFLKVTPGIRLPDSRTDDQSRIATPSKAKLLGADALVVGRPIIQATDPVSVYKKIMEDFT; encoded by the coding sequence ATGACAGGCACGACTGATAAATTATTTATCGCTTTGGATTTCACGGATGGCAGCCAGGCTTTGGCTTTTTTGAAACCTTTCGAAGATCAGGATATCCGGCCGGCTGTCAAAGTGGGTATGGCCTTGTTTTACGCGACTGGTGCCGATTTTATTCACGAACTGAGACAAGCTGGCTATCCTGTTTTCCTGGATTTGAAACTTTTCGATATCCCGAATACGGTCGCAGCCAGCATGGCCTCAATTAACAAGATGAATGTCCAATATCTGACCTTGCATGCTTTGGGCGGTGAAAAAATGCTGGCAGCTGCGGTCCAAGAAAAAGCTGATGGCTTAAAACTGCTGGCGGTGACGCAGTTGACTTCCTTCTCGGAAATACAGATGCAGCAGACGCAAATGACGGCAGCCTCTGTCGAACAATCAGTTCAGCATTTAGCTAGGATTGCTGAAAGGGTGGGGATGTCCGGCACGATTTCATCGCCATTGGAAGCAGATCTGATCCGACAAGCCACTAAGCCGGGATTTTTGAAAGTCACGCCAGGAATTCGTTTGCCTGATAGCAGAACAGACGATCAAAGCCGGATTGCCACACCATCTAAAGCCAAACTGCTTGGTGCTGATGCTCTGGTAGTCGGGCGTCCGATTATCCAGGCTACAGACCCTGTATCTGTTTATAAAAAAATAATGGAGGATTTTACATGA
- the pyrE gene encoding orotate phosphoribosyltransferase, translated as MTHNYSKEVAEDLLAIQAVKFAPEDPFTWASGIVSPIYTDNRLTIAFPKVRDLIAAGLAELAAERFPEADIIGGVATAGIPHAALVADCLAKPMIYVRAKPKDHGRGKQVEGADVANKNVLLIDDLFSTGGSVLGAATAVQAAGGRVVGLLAIFSYELQALSENFAAAGLTYAALTNYTQLAQAAVARGDLEASQIETLKEWHQDPKHWRK; from the coding sequence ATGACGCACAACTATTCAAAAGAAGTGGCCGAGGATTTGCTGGCTATTCAGGCTGTTAAATTTGCGCCCGAAGATCCTTTCACTTGGGCTTCCGGCATTGTCAGCCCAATTTATACAGACAATCGGCTGACAATCGCGTTTCCAAAAGTACGCGACTTAATCGCAGCTGGTCTAGCTGAATTGGCCGCTGAGCGTTTTCCCGAAGCTGATATTATCGGCGGCGTGGCAACGGCTGGTATCCCGCATGCGGCTTTGGTTGCTGACTGTTTGGCCAAACCAATGATTTATGTCCGCGCCAAGCCTAAAGATCACGGTCGCGGCAAACAGGTCGAAGGCGCCGATGTTGCTAACAAAAACGTCTTATTAATCGATGATTTATTCTCGACTGGCGGATCGGTGTTGGGAGCGGCAACAGCCGTTCAAGCGGCTGGGGGCCGCGTTGTCGGCCTGCTGGCGATTTTCTCCTATGAATTGCAGGCACTTTCGGAGAATTTTGCGGCGGCCGGGCTTACATACGCTGCTTTGACCAATTACACGCAGCTGGCCCAGGCAGCTGTTGCGCGTGGTGATCTTGAGGCATCGCAAATTGAGACTTTAAAAGAGTGGCATCAAGATCCAAAACACTGGCGGAAATAG
- a CDS encoding dihydroorotate oxidase: MNYSTTIANEHFDHLLLNAGGIFCESVDQLEKIQHAPGAGAVMTKSATAEKRAGNPNPRYFTYPDHHNTINAMGLPNLGIDYYLDYVLHHQLTLPTILSVVGLSEEEILANLKKIQASGYDGLIELNLSCPNVPGKPQIAYDFDTTDHLLDRIYSFFTGHLGVKLPPYFDMAHFDRIAKILNQYPLAYVNAVNSVGNGLVIDPETDRVVLMAKGGFGGLGGAQIKATALANVRALRLRLKPEIKIIGTGGVTTGRDVYDHLLCGADLVSVGSQLAIEGPSIFQRLEDELEAIFAEKHIESLDQVRGKLKRLDEAE, translated from the coding sequence ATGAATTATTCAACAACAATTGCAAACGAACATTTTGATCATTTACTGTTAAACGCCGGTGGCATTTTTTGTGAAAGCGTTGACCAGCTGGAAAAAATTCAGCATGCTCCAGGTGCTGGTGCTGTCATGACCAAATCGGCCACAGCTGAAAAACGGGCCGGGAACCCCAACCCACGCTACTTTACATATCCCGATCATCACAACACGATCAACGCCATGGGCCTGCCCAATCTAGGGATTGATTATTATTTGGACTACGTGCTGCATCATCAGCTGACACTGCCGACGATTCTGTCGGTCGTTGGCCTTTCCGAAGAAGAGATTCTGGCCAATTTGAAAAAGATTCAAGCTAGCGGCTACGATGGCCTGATTGAATTAAATCTTTCCTGCCCAAACGTGCCCGGAAAGCCGCAGATTGCCTATGATTTTGACACGACTGATCATCTGCTGGATCGTATTTACAGCTTTTTTACGGGGCATTTAGGTGTGAAACTGCCGCCATATTTTGATATGGCGCACTTTGACCGTATCGCAAAAATCCTGAATCAATATCCATTAGCATATGTCAATGCTGTTAACTCAGTCGGAAACGGTTTGGTGATTGACCCTGAGACTGATCGTGTTGTTCTCATGGCAAAAGGCGGATTCGGCGGACTGGGTGGTGCTCAGATTAAGGCGACGGCCCTAGCAAATGTCCGCGCACTTCGTCTGCGTTTGAAGCCGGAAATTAAGATCATCGGGACTGGCGGTGTGACGACCGGGCGCGATGTTTATGACCATCTTTTGTGCGGTGCTGATCTGGTCTCGGTCGGATCACAATTGGCCATCGAAGGGCCAAGTATTTTTCAGCGTTTGGAAGACGAATTAGAAGCTATTTTTGCGGAGAAACATATCGAGAGTCTGGATCAAGTCCGTGGCAAATTGAAGCGTTTGGACGAAGCAGAATAA
- a CDS encoding MFS transporter has translation MEKTVTSSASGNVIQPEKVGAYQRQTLWSSVIGYAMDGLDMMLLAFVLPLIIGDFHLTTAAAGGISTITMFGVVIGGITFGILADRFGRVKVFTWTILIFSLFTGLSALAPSDQIFVGMRFLAGLGLGGEFGIGMTLVSESWPTKLRTKATSWVALGYQGGTLLATLLASYVAGHFGWRGVFAIGILPALLAWWTRRNLEEPAMWIENRRMTHKGFSIKPLFANRKITLTTIGLIILTSVQNLGYFGIMNWMPTMLATQRHATISGTIFWTLSTLSGMVIGIVVFAWAADKFGRKPAFITFQISAAIIVWIYFQISSPLLLVALGSVLGFFVNGMMGGYGALLSEHYPTAVRSTAENLIFNLGRFIGGFSPLFIGLLALHGSLSAALGMISGIYVLAALAMLFLIPETKGEDLETIEAN, from the coding sequence ATGGAAAAGACAGTTACTTCTAGTGCAAGTGGAAACGTGATTCAACCTGAGAAAGTCGGTGCTTATCAAAGACAGACTTTATGGTCATCGGTGATTGGCTATGCCATGGACGGCCTGGATATGATGCTGTTAGCATTTGTCCTGCCATTAATTATTGGCGATTTTCATTTAACGACCGCTGCGGCTGGCGGCATTTCAACCATTACGATGTTCGGTGTCGTGATTGGCGGCATTACATTTGGCATATTGGCAGATCGTTTTGGCCGCGTAAAAGTTTTTACCTGGACCATTTTAATTTTTTCGCTTTTCACCGGCCTATCAGCGCTGGCACCTTCTGATCAGATTTTTGTCGGTATGCGTTTTCTGGCCGGACTGGGTCTGGGAGGTGAATTTGGTATCGGTATGACATTGGTTTCAGAAAGCTGGCCAACGAAATTACGCACGAAAGCTACTTCTTGGGTCGCCCTGGGTTACCAAGGCGGCACATTGTTAGCTACCTTGCTAGCAAGCTATGTGGCTGGCCATTTTGGCTGGCGGGGTGTCTTTGCGATCGGGATTCTACCGGCCTTATTAGCTTGGTGGACTCGCCGAAATCTAGAAGAACCTGCCATGTGGATTGAAAACAGGCGTATGACTCATAAGGGTTTTTCGATAAAACCTTTGTTTGCAAACAGAAAAATAACTTTAACAACAATTGGATTGATTATTTTAACTTCTGTTCAGAATCTAGGTTATTTTGGCATTATGAACTGGATGCCGACAATGCTGGCTACCCAACGTCACGCGACGATCAGCGGGACGATCTTTTGGACCTTGTCGACTTTAAGCGGTATGGTCATCGGGATTGTCGTCTTTGCTTGGGCAGCCGATAAATTCGGACGCAAACCGGCTTTTATCACTTTCCAGATTTCTGCGGCGATTATTGTTTGGATTTATTTCCAAATCAGCAGCCCGCTATTGCTTGTAGCATTAGGATCGGTTTTAGGATTTTTCGTGAATGGCATGATGGGCGGCTATGGTGCCTTGCTGTCCGAACATTATCCGACAGCCGTACGCTCGACTGCGGAAAACTTGATCTTTAACCTGGGCCGTTTTATCGGCGGCTTTAGCCCGCTCTTCATTGGCCTGCTAGCTCTGCATGGTTCTCTGTCGGCAGCTTTAGGCATGATTTCAGGCATTTATGTTTTAGCGGCTTTAGCCATGCTCTTTTTAATTCCTGAAACAAAAGGTGAAGACTTGGAAACGATTGAAGCAAATTAG
- a CDS encoding ATP-binding cassette domain-containing protein yields MIQIKNLTFSYGHQIILKNLNITFSATKLNMLIGPNGAGKTTLLDIIAGLYDREKPHLDKTHIPSHNQIAYSLQNPIYFPTLTVQQTLNMYQEIDHAGGQTASMVMQQIQQRVFKKNEDTKVGQLSGGERKLLLTCGTCLLKRDLYLFDEPLSGVDPVNCKYIMQLIASLVTEQKKQVIFTNHQFNALSALPIQVIGLNHGTCVLNADYADFINTSENQSANEAFQKMLLS; encoded by the coding sequence ATGATACAGATCAAAAATCTGACTTTCTCATATGGCCACCAAATTATTTTAAAAAATTTAAACATCACTTTTTCAGCCACTAAACTCAATATGCTGATCGGACCCAACGGTGCTGGCAAGACGACTTTGTTAGATATTATTGCCGGTTTATATGATCGGGAAAAACCGCACCTGGACAAGACACACATTCCTAGTCACAATCAGATTGCCTACAGCTTGCAAAACCCAATTTATTTTCCCACGCTGACTGTCCAGCAGACCTTAAACATGTATCAGGAAATTGATCATGCGGGTGGTCAAACAGCCAGTATGGTCATGCAGCAGATCCAACAGAGAGTCTTCAAAAAAAACGAGGACACAAAGGTAGGCCAATTATCTGGCGGAGAACGCAAACTCTTATTAACCTGTGGGACTTGTCTATTAAAACGAGACCTGTATCTCTTTGACGAACCACTCAGCGGTGTTGATCCGGTAAATTGTAAATACATTATGCAGTTAATTGCTTCACTGGTCACAGAACAAAAGAAGCAGGTTATTTTCACGAATCATCAGTTCAATGCGTTAAGCGCACTGCCGATTCAAGTGATTGGCCTCAACCATGGTACTTGCGTACTGAATGCTGACTATGCGGATTTCATAAACACAAGCGAGAATCAAAGTGCAAATGAGGCTTTTCAAAAGATGCTGCTGTCCTAA